From Triticum aestivum cultivar Chinese Yumai mitochondrion, complete genome, a single genomic window includes:
- the cob gene encoding cob — protein MTIRNQRFSLLKQPIYSTLNQHLIDYPTPSNLSYWWGFGSLAGICLVIQIVTGVFLAMHHTPHVDLAFNSVEHIMRDVEGGWLLRYMHANGASMFLIVVHLHIFRGLYHASYSSPREFVRCLGVVIFLLMIVTAFIGYVPPWGQMSFWGATVITSLASAIPVVGDTIVTWLWGGFSVDNATLNRFFSLHHLLPLILVGASLLHLAALHQYGSNNPLGVHSEMDKIASYPYFYVKDLVGRVASAIFFSIWIFFAPNVLGHPDNYIPANPMPTPPHIVPEWYFLPIHAILRSIPDKAGGVAAIAPVFISLLALPFFKEMYVRSSSFRPIHQGIFWLLLADCLLLGWIGCQPVEAPFVTIGQIPSVFFFLFFAITPIPGRVGRGIPKYYTDETHRTGSFWP, from the coding sequence ATGACTATAAGGAACCAACGATTCTCTCTTCTTAAACAACCTATATACTCCACACTTAACCAGCATTTGATAGATTATCCAACCCCGAGCAATCTTAGTTATTGGTGGGGGTTCGGTTCGTTAGCAGGTATTTGTTTAGTCATTCAGATAGTGACTGGCGTTTTTTTAGCTATGCATCACACACCTCATGTGGATCTAGCTTTCAACAGCGTAGAACACATTATGAGAGATGTTGAAGGGGGCTGGTTGCTCCGTTATATGCATGCTAATGGGGCAAGTATGTTTCTCATTGTGGTTCACCTTCATATTTTTCGTGGTCTATATCATGCGAGTTATAGCAGTCCTAGGGAATTTGTTCGGTGTCTCGGAGTTGTCATATTCCTATTAATGATTGTGACAGCTTTTATAGGATACGTACCACCTTGGGGTCAGATGAGCTTTTGGGGAGCAACAGTAATTACAAGCTTAGCTAGCGCCATACCAGTAGTAGGAGATACCATAGTGACTTGGCTTTGGGGTGGTTTCTCCGTGGACAATGCCACCTTAAATCGTTTTTTTAGTCTCCATCATTTACTCCCCCTTATTTTAGTAGGCGCCAGTCTTCTTCATCTGGCCGCATTGCATCAATATGGATCAAATAATCCATTGGGTGTACATTCTGAGATGGATAAAATTGCTTCTTACCCTTATTTTTATGTAAAGGATCTTGTAGGTCGGGTAGCTTCTGCTATCTTTTTTTCCATTTGGATTTTTTTTGCTCCTAATGTTTTGGGGCATCCCGACAATTATATACCTGCTAATCCGATGCCCACCCCGCCTCATATTGTGCCGGAATGGTATTTCCTACCGATCCATGCCATTCTTCGCAGTATACCTGACAAAGCGGGAGGTGTAGCCGCAATAGCACCAGTTTTTATATCTCTCTTGGCTTTACCTTTTTTTAAAGAAATGTATGTGCGTAGTTCAAGTTTTCGACCGATTCACCAAGGAATATTTTGGTTGCTTTTGGCGGATTGCTTACTACTAGGTTGGATCGGATGTCAACCTGTGGAGGCACCATTTGTTACTATTGGACAAATTCCTTCTGTCTTTTTCTTCTTGTTCTTTGCCATAACGCCCATTCCGGGACGAGTTGGAAGAGGAATTCCAAAATATTACACGGATGAGACTCATCGCACCGGATCCTTTTGGCCATAG
- the atp6-2 gene encoding atp6-2: MRFLSTDMKDRNMLFAAITTNQPIRSKCSRLPDLHDFFPTNISQNFAITPNLDITPTPERIAGVTIVLQIEEYLGQNESEQGAVNLARTVLGARHRNGETWQGILEDIRAGGGMDNFIQNLPGAYPETPLDQFAIIPIIDLHVGNFYLSFTNEVLYMLLTVVLVVFLFFVVTKKGGGKSVPNAWQSLVELIYDFVLNLVNEQIGGLSGNVKQKFFPRISVTFTFSLFRNPQGMIPFSFTVTSHFLITLALSFSIFIGITIVGFQRHGLHFFSFLLPAGVPLPLAPFLVLLELISYCFRALSLGIRLFANMMAGHSLVKILSGFAWTMLFLNNIFYFIGDLGPLFIVLALTGLELGVAISQAHVSTISICIYLNDATNLHQNESFHN, translated from the coding sequence ATGAGATTTCTTTCTACGGATATGAAGGATAGAAATATGCTATTTGCTGCTATTACAACGAATCAACCAATTCGTAGTAAGTGTTCCCGTCTTCCCGATCTACATGATTTTTTCCCAACCAACATCTCTCAGAACTTTGCTATAACGCCAAACTTGGATATAACGCCAACGCCTGAGCGAATTGCCGGCGTCACAATAGTTTTACAAATAGAAGAGTATTTGGGCCAAAATGAGTCCGAACAGGGAGCAGTCAATTTAGCTAGAACAGTATTGGGAGCCCGCCACCGAAATGGCGAAACTTGGCAGGGCATATTAGAGGATATTCGGGCGGGTGGTGGTATGGATAATTTTATCCAGAATCTGCCTGGTGCCTACCCGGAAACCCCATTGGATCAATTTGCCATTATCCCAATAATTGATCTTCATGTGGGCAACTTTTATTTATCATTTACAAATGAAGTCTTGTATATGCTGCTCACTGTCGTTTTGGTCGTTTTTCTTTTTTTTGTTGTTACGAAAAAGGGAGGTGGAAAGTCAGTGCCAAATGCATGGCAATCCTTGGTCGAGCTTATTTATGATTTCGTGCTGAACCTGGTAAACGAACAAATAGGTGGTCTTTCCGGAAATGTGAAACAAAAGTTTTTCCCTCGCATCTCGGTCACTTTTACTTTTTCGTTATTTCGTAATCCCCAGGGTATGATACCCTTTAGCTTCACAGTGACAAGTCATTTTCTCATTACTTTGGCTCTTTCATTTTCCATTTTTATAGGCATTACGATCGTTGGATTTCAAAGACATGGGCTTCATTTTTTTAGCTTCTTATTACCTGCGGGAGTCCCACTGCCGTTAGCACCTTTCTTAGTACTCCTTGAGCTAATCTCTTATTGTTTTCGTGCATTAAGCTTAGGAATACGTTTATTTGCTAATATGATGGCCGGTCATAGTTTAGTAAAGATTTTAAGTGGGTTTGCTTGGACTATGCTATTTCTGAATAATATTTTCTATTTCATAGGAGATCTTGGTCCCTTATTTATAGTTCTAGCATTAACCGGTCTGGAATTAGGTGTAGCTATATCACAAGCTCATGTTTCTACGATCTCAATTTGTATTTACTTGAATGATGCTACAAATCTCCATCAAAATGAGTCATTTCATAATTGA
- the rpl16 gene encoding rpl16, protein MEKHLVMYLTRKSIMLLRKYLLVTEFQVSKCGSHIVKIRRDVLYPKRTKYSKYFKCRCSRGREPDGTQLGFGRYGTKSCRAGRLSYRAIEAARRATIGQFHRAMSGQFRRNCKIWVRVLADLPITGKPAEVRMGRGKGNPTGWIARVSTGQIPFEMDGVSLSNARQAARLAAHKPCSSTKFVQWS, encoded by the coding sequence ATGGAAAAACATCTTGTAATGTATTTAACCAGAAAATCGATTATGCTCCTGCGGAAGTATCTACTCGTAACGGAATTTCAGGTGTCAAAGTGCGGATCTCATATAGTCAAAATAAGAAGGGACGTGCTATATCCGAAACGTACGAAATATAGTAAATATTTTAAATGCAGATGTAGTAGGGGTCGCGAACCGGATGGTACACAACTTGGTTTTGGAAGATATGGCACCAAAAGTTGTAGAGCTGGTCGTCTTTCATATCGAGCCATTGAAGCAGCGCGTCGGGCTACAATCGGACAATTCCATCGTGCTATGAGCGGACAATTCCGAAGAAATTGTAAGATATGGGTAAGAGTTCTCGCAGATCTTCCTATTACGGGGAAACCCGCAGAAGTTCGAATGGGAAGAGGAAAAGGAAATCCGACGGGTTGGATTGCTCGTGTGTCCACGGGACAAATCCCATTTGAAATGGATGGTGTGAGTTTGTCAAATGCTCGACAAGCCGCTAGATTAGCGGCGCATAAACCATGTTCGTCAACCAAGTTTGTTCAGTGGTCGTAA
- the rps3 gene encoding rps3 → MARKGNPISVRLDLNRSSDPSRFSDYYYGKSLYQDVNLRSYFSSIRPPTKLALGFRLGRCIILHFPKRTFIHFFLPGRSPRLKRKKSRPVLQEKGWWPTFGKVGPIGCLHSSEGTEEERNEVRGRGAGKRVESIDREKQNEIRIWPKKMQRYGYHDRSPSRKKNFDKSLRVSGAFKRPQYAGVVNDIPFLMGDGPTSHLLKRTLPAVRPSLNYSVMQYFFNTKNKMHFDPVLVLNHFVAPGVAEPSTMGGAKGGSLDKRIRSRIAFFLESSTSEKKCLARAKKRLIHFIRQANDLRFAGTTKTTISLFPFFGATFFFPRDGVGVYNNPFFEYARKQLLAQFRIKCRNLMGKDKVMELIEKFIDLGRIGKLIKGIEMMIEIILRKRIIPYGYNSYLNEVQKMRSFLSNRTNTNTLIESVKIKSVYQSASLIAQDISFQLRNNPISFRSIFSKIVKDIPLIMPKGVEGIRICCSGRLGGAEIARTECGKYGKTSCNVFNQKIDYAPAEVSTRNGISGVKVRISYSQNKKGRAISETYEI, encoded by the exons ATGGCACGAAAAGGAAATCCAATTTCGGTAAGACTTGATCTGAATCGTAGTTCAGATCCAAGTCGGTTCAGTGA TTATTATTATGGTAAATCATTGTATCAAGATGTCAATCTTAGATCTTATTTTAGTTCGATACGTCCACCTACGAAACTCGCCCTTGGCTTTCGTCTCGGTAGGTGTATTATTCTACATTTTCCCAAAAGGACATTCATTCATTTCTTTCTTCCCGGGCGATCACCACGACTAAAACGAAAA AAATCAAGACCCGTACTACAGGAAAAGGGCTGGTGGCCGACATTTGGGAAAGTCGGGCCGATCGGGTGTCTTCATTCAAGCGAGGGTACAGAGGAAGAACGAAACGAAGTGAGAGGCCGGGGGGCAGGGAAAAGAGTCGAGTCGATCGACCGGGAGAAGCAAAACGAAATCCGGATTTGGCCGAAAAAGATGCAACGTTATGGATACCATGACCGATCACCATCGAGAAAGAAGAATTTTGATAAATCACTTCGGGTGAGCGGGGCCTTCAAGCGGCCTCAATACGCCGGGGTTGTAAATGACATACCTTTCCTTATGGG TGACGGCCCGACGAGTCATCTACTAAAAAGGACCCTCCCCGCTGTGCGCCCCTCCTTGAATTATTCGGTCATGCAATACTTTTTTAATACTAAGAATAAAATGCATTTCGACCCCGTCCTAGTTCTCAATCATTTCGTGGCACCGGGTGTGGCTGAACCATCTACGATGGGGGGAGCGAAGGGAGGAAGCTTAGATAAGAGAATACGCTCTCGCATCGCTTTTTTTTTAGAAAGCTCTACCAGCGAGAAAAAGTGTTTGGCCCGAGCCAAAAAGAGGTTGATCCACTTCATTCGCCAAGCGAATGATCTTCGCTTCGCGGGAACAACAAAAACCACCATATCGCTCTTTCCTTTCTTCGGTGCTACCTTCTTTTTTCCAAGGGATGGGGTTGGGGTGTATAATAACCCTTTTTTTGAGTATGCCCGGAAACAACTCCTAGCTCAATTTAGGATCAAATGTAGGAACCTCATGGGTAAGGATAAGGTAATGGAATTGATAGAGAAATTCATAGACCTAGGTAGGATAGGAAAATTGATAAAGGGAATAGAGATGATGATAGAGATCATACTGAGAAAGAGGATAATTCCGTACGGGTACAACTCTTATTTGAACGAAGTGCAAAAAATGCGATCTTTTTTGTCTAATAGAACAAACACTAATACCTTAATTGAGTCGGTAAAGATCAAATCTGTTTATCAAAGTGCTTCTCTGATTGCTCAAGACATCTCTTTTCAACTGAGGAACAATCCAATCTCATTTCGTTCCATTTTTAGTAAAATAGTGAAGGATATTCCATTAATAATGCCAAAAGGGGTGGAGGGGATACGTATTTGTTGTTCTGGTCGATTAGGGGGTGCGGAAATAGCTAGAACTGAATGCGGAAAGTATGGAAAAACATCTTGTAATGTATTTAACCAGAAAATCGATTATGCTCCTGCGGAAGTATCTACTCGTAACGGAATTTCAGGTGTCAAAGTGCGGATCTCATATAGTCAAAATAAGAAGGGACGTGCTATATCCGAAACGTACGAAATATAG
- the ccmFC gene encoding ccmFC (stop codon not determined): MVQLQNFFFFITSMVVPRGTAAPVLLKWFVSRDVPTGASSSNGTIIPIPIPLFPFLVYLHLRKFIRSMDRAKSGVLVKASRPILLPDKMERSSSARNALFRFVPVLHFLIIESMGDLSYLESFCGLLCLQFFRTLFSLPRDRSAKRERALRSKGQTLRPKGNEQQNDKMRCPGHPHIERRVEGFGPVAFPAPPSSSGACLGGVPPESGLEALALPTSRLLMAVGHDYYKKVKMNLSISHGGVCIFMLGVLLSNTNKIQFTQRLPLGPELHMGKERCCLRGLDHLHGPTSHSICGNLMIYKPSPTSERFMFEHDESLRADLLPINFPASYENGKLEDFLHRWMKNHEHKNFWFSMFPERRYFFSIRETRSTTEVAIHTNPFTDLYAPIGTGSSRTGGWYTTIMKLPFIFSIRIGFLLASSGGSRSLLRQLQKDKLHWNR, from the exons ATGGTCCAACTACAGAACTTCTTCTTTTTCATTACTTCCATGGTCGTGCCCCGTGGCACGGCAGCACCCGTACTATTGAAATGGTTCGTCAGTAGAGATGTTCCCACTGGTGCCTCTTCTTCCAATGGTACTATAATTCCTATTCCTATCCCTTTATTCCCTTTTTTGGTCTATCTACATTTAAGGAAATTCATACGCTCCATGGACAGAGCAAAAAGTGGAGTGTTGGTCAAAGCAAGCCGCCCTATTCTATTACCAGACAAAATGGAGAGAAGCTCATCCGCTAGAAATGCTTTATTTCGTTTCGTTCCCGTTCTTCATTTCCTTATTATCGAATCCATGGGGGACTTGTCATATTTAGAATCTTTCTGCGGTCTGCTCTGTTTACAATTCTTTCGTACTCTCTTCTCTTTACCACGCGATAGGTCAGCGAAGCGTGAGCGGGCGCTCCGAAGTAAAGGCCAAACACTTCGGCCTAAGGGGAATGAGCAACAAAATGACAAGATGAGGTGCCCCGGGCACCCCCATATAGAAAGAAGGGTCGAAGGTTTTGGGCCTGTAGCTTTCCCCGCCCCCCCCTCGTCGAGTGGTGCTTGTTTGGGGGGTGTGCCACCAGAAAGCGGGCTTGAAGCTCTCGCCTTACCAACGAGCCGACTGCTGATGGCTGTTGGTCACGACTACTACAAAAAAGTGAAGATGAATCTTTCTATTTCACATGGAGGAGTGTGCATCTTTATGTTGGGTGTTCTTCTGTC TAATACGAATAAGATACAGTTCACTCAACGATTGCCCTTGGGTCCCGAACTCCATATGGGGAAGGAACGTTGTTGTTTGCGAGGTCTCGATCATTTACATGGACCCACTTCTCATTCCATTTGTGGGAATTTGATGATTTATAAACCGTCCCCAACGAGCGAAAGGTTCATGTTTGAACATGATGAATCACTTCGTGCCGACCTGTTGCCCATAAACTTTCCTGCCTCATATGAGAATGGAAAACTGGAAGATTTTCTGCATCGGTGGATGAAGAATCACGAACATAAGAATTTCTGGTTTAGCATGTTCCCAGAAAGAAGATACTTTTTTTCCATTCGAGAAACGAGGAGCACGACTGAAGTGGCTATACATACAAATCCATTTACGGATCTATATGCTCCGATTGGAACTGGAAGTTCCAGAACTGGCGGCTGGTATACCACCATAATGAAATTGCCTTTTATTTTTAGTATTCGGATAGGATTTCTGTTGGCTTCATCGGGAGGCTCGCGTAGTTTGTTACGTCAACTCCAAAAGGATAAGTTGCATTGGAATCGA